CTCCACGCTGGACTGGGGCGAGCTGGCCCACGCGGAGGCCGCGGGCGTGCATACGCTCTACAAGGAGCTGCTGCGCCTGCGCGCCACGGAAGCGGTGCTCACCAGCCGTCAGGGCACGCACGACGCCCGCGCGCTGGGGCCGGACGCGTTCGTGCTGGAGCGCCGCGCGGAAGGGGACACCTTCCTCATCTTCGTGAACCTGCGGGGCTCGCTGGTGCACACGCTGAACCCGCACGCGAGCGCGGGCATCGTCATGTGGAGTGAGAACCCGCGCTACGGCGGCACCGTGGAGGCGTCCCCGCTCACCGGCAACGTCGTGCGCCTGGAGGGCCCCTCCGCCGCGGTGGTGAAGCTGCGCGAGTAGCCCGCACGCAAAGGCAGACACGGTTTCACGCGCGGCCCGTCACCCCGGAAGCAGGGGAGGCGGGCCGCGACGTATTCGGACAGTGAAACATGCAACGACAAGGAATGCCCTCGGGGCCGGGCCGGTACACGGCCGCCAGGAGGAAGCACCTTGTCTCAATCTCATCCATCACCGTGGAAGCGGCACCTCACCACCGCGAGCGCGCTCGCGCTGTTCGCGTCCGCGGCACCGGCGCTCGCCGCGTCGGGCTTCACCGCTGTCACCGCCAGTGGGAATGACGGGAACCTTCCGTCCGCCTCCATCGACGGCAACCTCACCACGCGCTGGTCCAGCGACGGCGTGGGGCAGTGGCTCCGGGGCGACCTGGGCAGCGTGAAGTCGCTGTCCGCGGTGGACATCGCCTGGCACCGGGGCGACGAGCGGACCAACACGTTCGTCCTCGCCACGTCCACGGATGGCACCACCTGGTCCACGGCCGTGTCCACGAAGTCGTCCGGCACCACCGCGAACTTCGAGCGCTACAGCTTCACCGCGCGCAACGCCCGCTACGTGCGCGTCACCGTCAACGGCAACTCCGTCAACACCTGGGCCAGCATCGCGGAGTGGGCCGCCATCACCGGCGCCGCCACGCCCACGGCAGGCAAGGACCGCTTCGGCGTCACCATGCTCTACCCCTCGAAGTCCGGGGGCGAGGCGTGGACGCTGGCGGACAACGCGCTGGCGGATTCGCGCTTCGACCCGCAGGACACCATCACGCGCAACAGCGACGGCTCCTGGAAGATGAAGGACAAGCAGGTGCGGATGAGCGTCTTCACGTCCACGGGCTACGACGACCGGAAGATTCCCACCTACGACCGGGACGTGCTCGCGAGCCGCGGCTACATGCAGGCGCCGAACGACTGGAAGAACATCGAGATGACCGGCTTCGTGAAGGTCAACGCGGTGGCGGACGTGAAGGACAACTTCGCCTGGTACGCGCGCGGCGGGAAGCACAACGACAAGTACTCCGGCTGCGAGGGCAGCAGCTACAAGGCGGGCCTGCACTATGACGGCCGCGCGCGCTGGGAGAAGGAGACCTGGCACGTCTCCTACGAGCAGACGCCCTACGTCACCGCGACGTCCGCGCTGAAGGGCCGCTGGGTGGGCTTCAAGGCCGTCATGCGCAACATCACCGTCAACAGCCAGACGGCGGTGAAGCTGGAGCTGTACGTCAACGAGAACGCGGACAAGGTGACGTGGAAGAAGGTCTACGACCAGACCGACGCCGGCCGGTGGGGCGGGGATGCCCAGCACTGCGGCGGCGCCGTGCCGGCCGCGCCCATTACGTGGGGGGGCCCCATCGCGGTGTTCCGCTGGGACAACGCGACGGACGTGGACTTCAAGTGGCTGAGTGTTCGCGAAATCCAGCCCTGAACCCCGCGTGAAGACGGGCCCGCGCGCGGCCTGACGCAGGACGGCAGGCCGCGCGCAGGGCGGGCGGGGAGGCCCGGGTGGGGGTGTCCCGGCCGTGGGGAGGCGGGGCTTTCCATCGACAGGGGGCGCCGGGGTGGGCAGCATGGCGCCGCCATGAACGTCGACCAAGCCCTCGCCTCGTCCGAGCGCATCTGGGAGCAGGAAATCCTCCCGGCGCTGGAGCGCTACATCCGCATCCCCAACAAGTCGCCCGCCTTCGACCCGGACTGGGTGAAGTCCGGCCACATGGAGCAGGCCGTCCAGCTCATCGCGGACTGGTGCCGCGCGCAGGCCACGCACCTGCCGGGGCTGACGGTGGAGGTGGTGCGGCTGAAGACGGCGGACGGCAAGGACCGCACGCCGGTCATCTACATGGAGGTGCCGGGCACGCGCGGTGACGACACCGTGCTGCTCTACGGCCACCTGGACAAGCAGCCGGAGATGACCGGCTGGCGCGAGGGCCTGACGCCGTGGACCCCCGTGCGCGAGGGCGACAAGCTCTTCGGGCGCGGCGGCGCGGATGACGGCTACTCCGCGTTCGCGTCGCTGTCCGCGCTGCGGCTGCTGAAGGAGCAGGGCGTGCCGCACGCGCGCTGCGCCATCGTCATCGAGGCGTGCGAGGAGAGCGGCAGCTACGACCTGCCCGCGTACATCGAGGCGCTGGCGCCGCGCATCGGCAAGCCGTCGCTGGTGGTGTGCCTGGACTCGGGCTGCGCGAACTACGAGCAGCTGTGGATGACCACCAGCCTGCGCGGCATGGTGGCCGGCAACCTGCGCGTGGACATCCTCACGGAGGGCGTGCACTCCGGTGACGCGACGGGCGTGGTGGCGTCCTCCATGCGCATCATGCGGATGCTGCTGTCGCGCGTGGAGGACGAGGCCACGGGCCACATCAAGGTGCAGGCCCTGCACACGGAGATTCCCGAGGGTCGCCGCCAGCAGGCGAAGGCCGCCGCCCAGACGATGGGCGACGAGCTGTTCTCCAAGTTCCCCTGGGTGGAGGGCGCGCGCCCGGTGACGACGGACGGCGTGGAGCTGGTGCTCAACCGCACCTGGCGTCCGGCGCTGGCGCTGACGGGCGTGGAGGGCGTGCCGGCCCTGGCGAGCGCGGGCAACGTGCTGCGCCCCTTCACGACGTGGAAGCTGTCCATGCGCATCCCGCCGCGCGTGGACCCCAAGGCGGCCGCGAAGGCGCTGAAGGAGACGCTGGAGAAGGACCCGCCGTACGGCGCGAAGGTGTCGTTCGAAGGGGACAAGGCGTCGGTGGGCTGGGACGCGCCGCCGCTGGCCGGCTGGCTGTCCAACGCGGTGGAGAACGCGTCCAAGGCGTGCTTCGGCAAGCCCGCGATGGCGATGGGCGAGGGTGGCACCATCCCGTTCATGGGCATGCTGGGTGAGCGCTTCCCGGAGGCGCAGTTCCTCATCACGGGCCTGTTGGGGCCGGGCAGCAACGCGCACGGGCCCAATGAGTTCCTGCACATCCCCACGGGCAAGAAGCTGACCGCCGCGGTGGCGAGCGTCGTCGCGGACCACTTCAAGCGGTAGTCGTGCCTCAACGGAGAGACGGGGGCCGCACGTGCCCCGTCCTCCTCGGTTCTCCTGGAGCCCCCATGCCGAGCAAGCCCCGCCGCACCGGCCACGTCCGTTCGCAGCCCCTCATCGCGGTGCGCGACGTGGAGGCCAGCAGCCGGTGGTACCAGCAGGTGCTCGGCTGCGAGAGCGGGCACGGCGGGCCCGAGTACGAGATGTTGCTGAACAACGGCGAGCTCGTGCTCCAGCTCCACGCGTGGGACCTGGATGAGCACGCGAACCTGATGGGGCCGGACACGGCGCCGAAGGGCCACGGCGTGCTGCTCTGGTTCGAGACCACGGACTTCGACGCGTGCGTGGAGGCGGCGCAGGCGCTGAAGGTGGAGTGGGTGGAAGAGCCGCACGTGAACCCGAACTCACGCCGCTGGGAGTTCTGGGTGAAGGATCCGGACGGCTACGTCGTCGTCGTGGCCGCGGAGTCGCGAGCGAAGCGCTCCTGACGCGCCTTATCCGGGGCAGGGCTTTTCGGCGGCACGAAGCGGCGCCTCGGCGCCCCGTCTTGATGCCAGCGACGACGCGCTGACGCGCGTTACCCGAACAGGATTTGTCCGCCGGACCGGCGGCACGAAGAGGCGCCTCAGCGCCCCGTCTTGATGCCCAGCGTGGACCCGGAGGGTGGCTTCTTCGGCTGGGTCGCCGGCCGCGTCGGCCGCTTCTGGAGCGCCACCGCCACCCCGGGCGCGTCCGCCGCGGACACCTGCCGCGTCACCGGCTCGTAGCCGTTGAGCGCGAGCGTCACCGCCACCGACGGCTCCCCGGGCACCAGCGGCAGCGCCACCGGCGTGATGCCGCGCTCCTCACCCGCCACCTGCACCGTGGCGCCGGGCGGCTCGCTCGTCACCATCAAGCGCACTGGCTGGGGCTCCGGCTTCTGCGCGGGCGTCTCCGGCGTCGCGGGACGCGTGGGCGTCTCCGGCGCGCGGCCCCGCACCTCCTCGGGGGGCCGCGTGGCCACGACCGGGGGCGGCGTCACCGTCTCGGTGCCACCGCGCACCAGCACCACCGCCGCGCCGCCCACCACCAGCGCCACGCCGCCCACCACGAAGGGCAGCCACGCGCGCCGCTTCGGAGGCTCCGGCATCAGGGCCGCGGTGTTCCGCGTCTTCTCCGGCTCCACGCGCGTGGGCGGACGGGACGGCGGCCCCACCAGCTTCGACGCCCGCGAGCCGGCCTGGCCCCGCGCACCCGACGTGGGCATCCCGTCCCGTGACGAGTTGGACTGCGCGTCCAGGTCCACGTCCTCGGCCAGCTGGTCCAACTTCGTCGGATCCGCCTCCGTGGCGATGCGGTCCGCGTACAGCTCCCGCAGGTACGCGGCCAGGTGCGCGCTGCTGGACGGCAGCCGCAGGTTGAGCGCCCAGTCCTCCAGCGCCAGGCGGAACGCGGCGCAGTCCGCGTAGCGACCCTCCGGCGTGGGCGCCAGGGCCTTGAGGACAATCTCATCCAGGCCCGGCGGCAGCTTCGGGTTGAGCTGCGAAGGCGGCGGCACCTGGCAGTCGCGCACCAGCCGCAGCGTCATCAGGTCCGTGTCGCCCTTGAAGAGGCGCTTGCCCGTGAGCAGCTCCCACATCACGACGCCGAGCGCGAACTGGTCGCTCCGGCCGTCCACCGCCATGCCGTTGGCCTGCTCCGGCGACATGTACGGGTACTTGCCCTTGAGCACGCCCGTCGCCGTCTGCTGACCGCTGGTGGCCGCCTTCGCCACGCCGAAGTCGATGACCTTCACGCCCCCGTCGAACCCGACGAGCACGTTCTGCGGCGACACGTCCCGGTGCACCAGCTTCAGCGGCTGACCGTGCCCGTCCCGCGCACCGTGCGCGTAGGACAGCCCCGCCGCCGCGTCCGCGATGATGCGCACCACCAGTCCCACCGGCAGCGGGCGCTCCTGCTTGCGCGCGAAGCGGTCCAGGCGGCGCACGTCCTCGCCCTGCACGTACTCCATGGCCAGGCAGTGCCGGCCCTCAATCTCCGTGAGGTCGAGGATGGTGATGAGGTTCGGGTGGGACAGCCGCGCCACCAGCCGCGCCTCGTCCAGGAACATCTCCAGGAACTCTTCGTCCTCGGCGAGGTGCGGCAAGATGAGCTTGAGGACGACCAGGCGCTCGAAGCCCGTCCCGTGCTCTCGGGCGAGGAACACCTGTCCCATTCCGCCCGACGCGATTTTTCGAAGCAGCTCGTATTTCCCGAAGACCACCGCCATGGGTGTCCGGGAGGATACCGCGCTTTCTCACCGGGCGGGAAACAGCCGACTTCCAAAATGACAGAGGCTCTGTCCAGCAGGGAGGGGCCCGCCTCCCTACCCGTGGAGGAGGCAGGCGGGCTACTGACGTCTAGGCCTTCATCTTGTAGCCGGAGCGCAGCACCGCGTACGTGACGCCCGTCGCGACCGCAGCCGTCACGGCGAGGATGGCCCCACCCACCAGCGGTGAAAACAGGCTGCTGCCGAGCATGCCGTAGCGCAGCCCCTCCACCATGTAGACCATGGGGTTGAAGAGGCTGACCTGGCTCCACGGCGAGGGCAGCTCGCGCACCGAGTAGAAGACGCCGCCCAGGAACGTGAGGGGCAGCATGACGAAGGTCGGGAAGAAGTTGATCTGCTCGAACTTCTCCGCCCACACGGCGGCGAGCATGCCCAGCACGCTGAACACGTAGCTGGACAGCAGGAGGAAGTAGAGCGTCGCCAGCGGGTGCTCCAGGCTGAAGCCGGAGAACACCGCCGCGACAATCCACGTCAGCAGGCCCACCACCAGGCCGCGCACCATGGCGCCGCCGATGAAGCCCACCATCAGCTCACCGGGCCCCAGCGGCGCCACCAGCAGGTCCACCACCGTGCCTTGAATCTTGGTGATGAACAGCGACGAGGAGCTGTTGAGGAACGCGTTGTTCGCGATGCCCAGGAACACGAGGCCCGGCACGATGAAGTGCAGGTACGGGTGGCCCTCCACCTCGTGGATGCGGCCGGAAATCGAATAGCCGAAGACGATGAAGTACAGCGTGGTGCTGATGAGGGGCGAGAGGACGGTCTGGCCCGGCACGCGCATGAAGCGCCGGACCTCCTTCGCGAACAGCGTCTGCATCCCGAGGACGTTCATGGGGTGTTTTTCGAAGGAGCGGGGGTTCAGGCGGCCTGCGAGGGGCGGCCACGGAGGATTTCGATGAGCACGTCTTCCAGGCGCGACCGCCGCGTCTCCACCTCGGCGATGGGCAGCCCGTCCGCGTAGAGCGAGCGGAGCAGCTCACCGGAGGGCGCGCAGTTGTCGCGCTCCACGTAGGTGAGCGTGCGGCCATCGGCGGAGAGGCTCGCGGCGAAGCGCGTGCCCGCGGCGGGCATGGCGGCCTGCGGTTCGGCGAAGGTCACGACCAGGCGCTTCTCACCGAAGCGGCGCAGGAGCGCGGCCTTGTCCTCGGTCATGAGGAGGCGGCCCTCGTTGATGATGCCCACGCGGTCCGCCAATTCCTCGGCCTCTTCCAGGTAGTGCGTGGTGAGGACGATGGTGGTGCCCTCGCTGGCGATCTTCTTCACATACGTCCACAGGTCGCGGCGCAGCTCCACGTCCACGCCCGCGGTGGGCTCGTCCAGGAACACGAGCTTGGGCTTGTGGACCAGCGCCTTGGCGATGAGCAGCCGGCGCTTCATGCCGCCGGACAGGGCGCGCGTGAGGGAGTCCTTCTTGGCCTGGAGGTTCAGGGCGGTGAGGACCTCATCGATGCGCGCGTCGTCGCGGGGCTGGCCGTAGTAGCCCTGCTGGATGCGCAGGGACTCCGCGACGGAGAAGAACGGGTCGAAGTTGATCTCCTGGGGCACGAGGCCCACCTGGTAGCGGGGCCCGGTGGGGTCCTGGTCCAGGTCCTTGCCGAAGACCTTCATGGTGCCAGCGGACTTCTTCACCAGGCCGCACACACTGCCGATGAGGGTCGTCTTGCCGGCGCCGTTGGGGCCCAGGAGGGCGAAGATTTCACCGGGGCGGATGGTGAGGTCCACGGCGTGAAGCGCGGTGAACTTTCCGTAGGCCTTGGAGAGGCCCTTCAGCTCCAGGGCGGGGGTCGTGGGCTCGGACATGGGGCGCTTCCTCTAACACCTTCGAATTGGGTTCGCTGGTCAGCGAGCAGGCGTTTTCGCTCCTGGACGCGTGACGCGCCCCGTCCAGCCGGACACGGCGTCAACGCAGGCGCCTTGAGCCGGATGGGGCTCCCTGCTATCCGCTGGCCCCGCTCACGTCTTTTCGGCGAATCCCAGGAGGCCTTCCGCCATGGCCCAGAATTTCATCTTCACGATGCAGGACCTGCGCAAGGTCAAGAACGGCAAGGACATCCTCAAAGGCATCTACCTGTCCTTCTTCCCGGGCGCGAAGATTGGCGTGATTGGCCCCAACGGCTCCGGCAAGTCCACGCTCCTGCGCATCATGGCGGGGGTGGACACGGAGTTCTTCGGCATCGCGAAGCCGGACCCCACGGTGAAGGTGGGCTACCTGGCGCAGGAGCCGCAGCTCGAAACGAAGCTGGACGTGAAGGGGAACGTGGAGCTGGGCCTGAAGGAGATCCGTCAGGCACTGGACCGCTTCAATGAGGTGAGCGCGAAGTTCGCGGAGCCCATGGATGACGCGGCCATGGAGAAGCTGCTCGCCGAGCAGGCGAAGCTGCAGGACTTCATCGACGCGAACAACGGCTGGGAGCTGGACCGCACGCTGGAGATGGCGATGGACGCCCTGCGGCTGCCCCCGGGCGACGCGGACGTGACGAAGCTGTCCGGCGGTGAGAAGCGCCGCGTGGCGCTCTGCCGCATCCTCCTGGAGAAGCCGGACCTGCTGCTCCTGGACGAGCCCACCAACCACCTGGACGCGGAGAGCGTGGCGTGGCTGGAGCAGGCGCTGAAGGCATACACGGGGACCATCGTGTGCATCACGCACGACCGGTACTTCCTGGACAACGTGGCGGAGTGGATTCTGGAGCTGGACCGCGGCGAGGGGGTGCCCTGGAAGGGGAACTACTCCAGCTGGCTGGACCAGAAGCAGAAGCGGCTGGAGCTGGAGGAGAAGTCGGAGAGTCACCGTCAGAAGACGCTCAAGCGCGAGCTGGAGTGGGTGCGCGCGTCTCCGAAGGCGCGTCAGGCGAAGAGCAAGGCGCGCATCGCGGCGTACGAGGACCTGCTCAACCAGTCGCAGGAGAAGCGCGAGCCGACGGGCGAGGTGGTGATTCCGCCGGGCGAGAAGCTGGGCGGTCTGGTGGTGGAGGCGAAGGGGCTGCGCAAGGCGTACGGCGACCGGCTGCTCATCGACGACCTGAACTTCAAGTTGCCGCCGGGTGGCATCGTGGGCGTGATTGGTCCGAACGGCGCGGGCAAGACGACGCTGTTCCGGATGCTGACGGGCGCGGAGAAGCCGGACGCGGGCGAGCTGCGCGTGGGCGAGACCGTGAAGATGGCCTACGTGGACCAGAGCCGCGACGCGCTGAACGGTGAGAATTCGGTGTTCCAGGAGGTGAGCGGCGGGTTGGATCACCTGGACCTGGGCCGTGCGGGCCAGATGCCCAGCCGGGCGTACCTGGCGGGGTTCGCGTTCAAGGGGCAGGACCAGCAGAAGCGGGTGAAGGACCTGTCCGGCGGCGAGCGCAACCGGGTGCACCTGGCGAAGATGCTGAAGGAGGGCGGCAACCTGCTCTTGTTGGACGAGCCCACGAACGACCTGGACGTGGAGACGCTGCGCAGCCTGGAGGACGCGCTGCTCAGCTTCGCGGGCTGCGCGGTGGTCATCAGCCACGACCGCTGGTTCCTGGACCGCATCGCCACGCACATCCTGGCGTTCGAAGGCGACAGCAAAGCCTTCTTCTTCGAGGGCAACTTCGAGGACTACGAAGCGGACAAGAAGAAGCGCCTGGGCCCGGACGCGCTGGAGCCGCACCGGATCCGGTACCGCCCGCTGACGAAGAGCTGAGATTGCAGTGTGCCGTGCTCCGCCCCGTGAGTGATTCCGGGGCGGAGGTGTCGTCGGGAGGAGGGTGCACGCGTGATCGAGTCGGTGCAGTTCCGCAACTTCAAGGCGTACCGCTCACTCGACCTGGACCTGGAGCCTTTCACCGTGCTGGTGGGGCCGAATGCTTCGGGCAAGACGACGCTGCTGGATGGCTTGCGGATGCTGGCCATGCTCGTCCGGCTTCCTCCCGTATTTCCGGAAGAAAGAGTCATTCCAGAGAGCTTTCGTTCTTTTGGCGTGAGTCAACCTACTGAGCTGACTTTCTACACACGCCATGAGGCATACCTCGGTGAAGTGCGTATCTGGGGGGCTGGAGGGCCTATTGCGAGGGGACCGTTCTCGAGGGCGGTAAATAAGGAATCCGAGCCTGGACTGCGGCGTGCCGACGACAAGTTGCGTCAGTTCTTGCGCACAGCGACGCTCCTGCGATTCGAGGCGAGGAAGCTGGCAGACGCATCGTATAGCGATGAGCAGGTGCCCACAGTCGCCAGTGACGGCGCCGGGCTGGCCTCCACGATTGCATTCCTCAAATTGAGCCATGAGGACTTGTTCGAGGAGATTGAGTCCGCGCTGAAGCAGGTCGTGCCGTCTGTGCGTAAGATTCGCGTCGAGCGTGCCTCGGTTGAGCAGAGCAACGTGCGAACGATTGCACTCGATGACCAGACGACCCATGTGTCCGAGAAACGGACGCTCTGGGGAAATCGGATCGTGCTCGATATGCAAGGCGCCAAGGGCGTGCCCGCAGACTCTGTGGGCGAAGGCACGTTGATGGCATTGGGGCTGCTGACAGTGCTGCTCGGACCCAAACGGCCCAAGCTGCTCCTCCTGGATGACATTGAGCTGGCGCTTCATCCCGTGGCGCAGGGAAAGCTTATCGGGGTTCTGCGTGCCATCCAGGAGAACAATCCCGAGTTGCAGATCGTGGCGACCAGTCACTCGCCGTTCATCCTGAACTACCTGAAGCCGGAAGAGATCCGGATGACCTTCCTGGCGGAGAACGGGTTCGCGCGCTGTGAGAAGCTCACGGCGCATCCCGAGTTCGAGAAGTGGAAGGGCCTGATGAGCCCCGGCGAGTTCTGGAGCACCGTGGGCGAGAGCTGGATTGGCAAGCTGCCCGCGTCCGCGCCGCATGAGTGAGCCTGCTTACGAATTTGGCGTCGTCTGCGAGGCTCCTGCTGACCAGGATACAGCGTGCTTGCTCGCGGACCGAGTCCTTGTTCAAGACATTGACTGGCTCGAACCTGAGATGCTGGACATGCAGCGTCAATGGCGAGGGCTGACACCCGCGACTTCGTTTCTTCGCTGGGACAATGTGGGGGACGAAGCTGCCCGCGCGGGCTTCAAGCATGTTGTATTTGGGCACTTCTCGGGTGAACCAGGGGCGCATGATGCGTTCGCTGCTCGCAAGGCTCTGCTGTTGTTTGCAGCCTTGGACAGGCAACCCGACGCGGTCCTTCTCGTTCGAGACGCTGATAAAGACTCCGAGCGGCGTAAGGGGCTTGAGCAGGCTCGCGCTGACAAACCCTGGCGGTTCAAGGTGGTCATCGGCGTTGCGGAGCCCAAGCGGGAGTGCTGGGTGCTCGCCGGGTTTGATGCCCGTGAAGCGGAGGAGGACACCCTCAAGCGGGTGGAGCAGCGGCTCTCCTTCCACCCCGTGCGTGACGCCCACAAGCTGACCGCCAGGGAGCACGGCGCGAAGAACGACGCAAAGAAGGCGTTGGAAGAACTTACGTCCGGGGATCCGGAGCGTGAGCGTGAATGCCTACGCGATACGTCTTTGGAAACGCTGAAGCAACGGGGTGAACGCGTCGGACTGACGCAGTTCCTGGCCGAGGTCAGCGAACGACTGGTCCCCGTGATGGACGGCTCCCGGCGCGGTGGGAAGTAGACTTCAATGCCTCCTTCTGGGCCTCTTGGTTTCGCGATGGTGCTGGGCGATGCA
The sequence above is drawn from the Corallococcus sp. NCRR genome and encodes:
- a CDS encoding discoidin domain-containing protein, yielding MSQSHPSPWKRHLTTASALALFASAAPALAASGFTAVTASGNDGNLPSASIDGNLTTRWSSDGVGQWLRGDLGSVKSLSAVDIAWHRGDERTNTFVLATSTDGTTWSTAVSTKSSGTTANFERYSFTARNARYVRVTVNGNSVNTWASIAEWAAITGAATPTAGKDRFGVTMLYPSKSGGEAWTLADNALADSRFDPQDTITRNSDGSWKMKDKQVRMSVFTSTGYDDRKIPTYDRDVLASRGYMQAPNDWKNIEMTGFVKVNAVADVKDNFAWYARGGKHNDKYSGCEGSSYKAGLHYDGRARWEKETWHVSYEQTPYVTATSALKGRWVGFKAVMRNITVNSQTAVKLELYVNENADKVTWKKVYDQTDAGRWGGDAQHCGGAVPAAPITWGGPIAVFRWDNATDVDFKWLSVREIQP
- a CDS encoding ABC transporter permease, which encodes MNVLGMQTLFAKEVRRFMRVPGQTVLSPLISTTLYFIVFGYSISGRIHEVEGHPYLHFIVPGLVFLGIANNAFLNSSSSLFITKIQGTVVDLLVAPLGPGELMVGFIGGAMVRGLVVGLLTWIVAAVFSGFSLEHPLATLYFLLLSSYVFSVLGMLAAVWAEKFEQINFFPTFVMLPLTFLGGVFYSVRELPSPWSQVSLFNPMVYMVEGLRYGMLGSSLFSPLVGGAILAVTAAVATGVTYAVLRSGYKMKA
- a CDS encoding VOC family protein, translated to MPSKPRRTGHVRSQPLIAVRDVEASSRWYQQVLGCESGHGGPEYEMLLNNGELVLQLHAWDLDEHANLMGPDTAPKGHGVLLWFETTDFDACVEAAQALKVEWVEEPHVNPNSRRWEFWVKDPDGYVVVVAAESRAKRS
- a CDS encoding serine/threonine protein kinase — its product is MAVVFGKYELLRKIASGGMGQVFLAREHGTGFERLVVLKLILPHLAEDEEFLEMFLDEARLVARLSHPNLITILDLTEIEGRHCLAMEYVQGEDVRRLDRFARKQERPLPVGLVVRIIADAAAGLSYAHGARDGHGQPLKLVHRDVSPQNVLVGFDGGVKVIDFGVAKAATSGQQTATGVLKGKYPYMSPEQANGMAVDGRSDQFALGVVMWELLTGKRLFKGDTDLMTLRLVRDCQVPPPSQLNPKLPPGLDEIVLKALAPTPEGRYADCAAFRLALEDWALNLRLPSSSAHLAAYLRELYADRIATEADPTKLDQLAEDVDLDAQSNSSRDGMPTSGARGQAGSRASKLVGPPSRPPTRVEPEKTRNTAALMPEPPKRRAWLPFVVGGVALVVGGAAVVLVRGGTETVTPPPVVATRPPEEVRGRAPETPTRPATPETPAQKPEPQPVRLMVTSEPPGATVQVAGEERGITPVALPLVPGEPSVAVTLALNGYEPVTRQVSAADAPGVAVALQKRPTRPATQPKKPPSGSTLGIKTGR
- a CDS encoding ABC transporter ATP-binding protein, which codes for MSEPTTPALELKGLSKAYGKFTALHAVDLTIRPGEIFALLGPNGAGKTTLIGSVCGLVKKSAGTMKVFGKDLDQDPTGPRYQVGLVPQEINFDPFFSVAESLRIQQGYYGQPRDDARIDEVLTALNLQAKKDSLTRALSGGMKRRLLIAKALVHKPKLVFLDEPTAGVDVELRRDLWTYVKKIASEGTTIVLTTHYLEEAEELADRVGIINEGRLLMTEDKAALLRRFGEKRLVVTFAEPQAAMPAAGTRFAASLSADGRTLTYVERDNCAPSGELLRSLYADGLPIAEVETRRSRLEDVLIEILRGRPSQAA
- the ettA gene encoding energy-dependent translational throttle protein EttA, translating into MAQNFIFTMQDLRKVKNGKDILKGIYLSFFPGAKIGVIGPNGSGKSTLLRIMAGVDTEFFGIAKPDPTVKVGYLAQEPQLETKLDVKGNVELGLKEIRQALDRFNEVSAKFAEPMDDAAMEKLLAEQAKLQDFIDANNGWELDRTLEMAMDALRLPPGDADVTKLSGGEKRRVALCRILLEKPDLLLLDEPTNHLDAESVAWLEQALKAYTGTIVCITHDRYFLDNVAEWILELDRGEGVPWKGNYSSWLDQKQKRLELEEKSESHRQKTLKRELEWVRASPKARQAKSKARIAAYEDLLNQSQEKREPTGEVVIPPGEKLGGLVVEAKGLRKAYGDRLLIDDLNFKLPPGGIVGVIGPNGAGKTTLFRMLTGAEKPDAGELRVGETVKMAYVDQSRDALNGENSVFQEVSGGLDHLDLGRAGQMPSRAYLAGFAFKGQDQQKRVKDLSGGERNRVHLAKMLKEGGNLLLLDEPTNDLDVETLRSLEDALLSFAGCAVVISHDRWFLDRIATHILAFEGDSKAFFFEGNFEDYEADKKKRLGPDALEPHRIRYRPLTKS
- a CDS encoding AAA family ATPase, with product MIESVQFRNFKAYRSLDLDLEPFTVLVGPNASGKTTLLDGLRMLAMLVRLPPVFPEERVIPESFRSFGVSQPTELTFYTRHEAYLGEVRIWGAGGPIARGPFSRAVNKESEPGLRRADDKLRQFLRTATLLRFEARKLADASYSDEQVPTVASDGAGLASTIAFLKLSHEDLFEEIESALKQVVPSVRKIRVERASVEQSNVRTIALDDQTTHVSEKRTLWGNRIVLDMQGAKGVPADSVGEGTLMALGLLTVLLGPKRPKLLLLDDIELALHPVAQGKLIGVLRAIQENNPELQIVATSHSPFILNYLKPEEIRMTFLAENGFARCEKLTAHPEFEKWKGLMSPGEFWSTVGESWIGKLPASAPHE
- a CDS encoding M20 family metallopeptidase, with protein sequence MNVDQALASSERIWEQEILPALERYIRIPNKSPAFDPDWVKSGHMEQAVQLIADWCRAQATHLPGLTVEVVRLKTADGKDRTPVIYMEVPGTRGDDTVLLYGHLDKQPEMTGWREGLTPWTPVREGDKLFGRGGADDGYSAFASLSALRLLKEQGVPHARCAIVIEACEESGSYDLPAYIEALAPRIGKPSLVVCLDSGCANYEQLWMTTSLRGMVAGNLRVDILTEGVHSGDATGVVASSMRIMRMLLSRVEDEATGHIKVQALHTEIPEGRRQQAKAAAQTMGDELFSKFPWVEGARPVTTDGVELVLNRTWRPALALTGVEGVPALASAGNVLRPFTTWKLSMRIPPRVDPKAAAKALKETLEKDPPYGAKVSFEGDKASVGWDAPPLAGWLSNAVENASKACFGKPAMAMGEGGTIPFMGMLGERFPEAQFLITGLLGPGSNAHGPNEFLHIPTGKKLTAAVASVVADHFKR